One genomic segment of Mycolicibacterium psychrotolerans includes these proteins:
- a CDS encoding transglutaminase family protein, translated as MWRMRVVHATGYAYKSPVTASFNEARLTPRSDSRQNVILNRVETVPATRSYRYVDYWGTAVTAFDLHAPHTELEVTASSVVETDRPEAPKEKASWADLAGAAVIDRYDEVLAPTHYVPSSKRIERVGRRIAKYHDPAEAVIEAARWVQGELQYVPGTTGVHTSGVDALREGKGVCQDFAHLTLMLLRGMGIPSRYVSGYLHPKRNAKIGDTIDGQSHAWIQAWTGEWWHYDPTNDAEINEQYISVGVGRDYSDVTPLKGIYSGEGSTDLDVVVEITRLA; from the coding sequence ATGTGGCGGATGCGCGTGGTGCACGCGACGGGATACGCCTACAAGTCGCCGGTCACCGCGTCGTTCAACGAGGCCCGGTTGACCCCGCGCTCGGACTCGCGCCAGAACGTCATCCTCAACCGTGTCGAGACGGTCCCGGCAACCCGGTCCTACCGCTACGTCGACTACTGGGGCACGGCGGTCACGGCGTTCGACCTGCACGCGCCGCACACGGAGTTGGAGGTGACGGCGTCCTCGGTGGTCGAGACCGATCGGCCAGAGGCGCCCAAGGAGAAGGCCTCGTGGGCGGACCTGGCCGGCGCAGCGGTGATCGACCGGTACGACGAGGTGCTCGCGCCGACCCACTACGTCCCGTCGAGCAAACGCATCGAGCGGGTGGGCCGTCGCATCGCGAAGTACCACGACCCCGCCGAGGCCGTCATCGAGGCGGCGCGCTGGGTGCAGGGTGAGCTGCAGTATGTCCCCGGCACCACCGGTGTGCACACCTCCGGGGTGGACGCCCTTCGCGAGGGCAAGGGAGTGTGCCAGGACTTCGCACATCTGACGCTGATGTTGTTGCGTGGCATGGGAATTCCGTCCCGCTACGTGTCGGGTTACCTGCACCCGAAGCGCAACGCGAAGATCGGTGACACCATCGACGGGCAGAGCCACGCGTGGATCCAGGCGTGGACGGGCGAGTGGTGGCACTACGATCCCACCAACGACGCCGAGATCAACGAGCAGTACATCAGCGTCGGTGTGGGACGGGACTATTCGGACGTGACGCCGCTCAAGGGCATCTACTCCGGGGAGGGGTCCACCGATCTCGACGTCGTCGTCGAGATCACCCGGCTGGCTTGA
- a CDS encoding ribonuclease Z, producing MIEVTLLGTGSPIPDPQRAGPSTLVRAGGQTFLVDCGRGVLQRAAAVGVSANNLTALLLTHLHSDHITDLGDVLITRWVGNFAPELTPLPIIGPPGTAEVVENTLKALQFDIGYRIAHHADLTTPPPVEVEEVTEGVVWGRDGVRILVAPTDHRPVAPTIGFRVEHNGASVVLAGDTVPCPTLDELASGAGALVHTVIRKDLIDPMPMQRIRDICDYHSSVQQAAETAARAGVGILILTHYVPALVPGQEEDWRALAATAFDRQIELGDDLHRVEVHPGVCVKPAG from the coding sequence ATGATCGAAGTGACGCTACTGGGCACCGGTAGCCCGATTCCGGACCCGCAGCGCGCCGGGCCCTCGACGCTGGTGCGGGCCGGCGGGCAGACATTCCTGGTCGACTGCGGCCGCGGCGTGCTGCAACGCGCCGCCGCGGTCGGCGTCAGCGCCAACAACCTGACCGCGCTGCTGCTCACGCATCTGCACAGCGACCACATCACCGATCTGGGCGACGTGTTGATCACCCGGTGGGTGGGCAATTTCGCGCCCGAGCTGACCCCGCTGCCGATCATCGGGCCGCCCGGCACCGCCGAGGTGGTCGAGAACACGCTCAAGGCACTGCAATTCGACATCGGCTACCGCATCGCCCACCATGCCGACCTGACGACACCTCCCCCGGTCGAGGTCGAAGAGGTGACCGAAGGGGTGGTGTGGGGCCGCGACGGCGTCCGGATCCTGGTCGCACCGACCGATCACCGGCCGGTGGCGCCCACCATCGGGTTCCGGGTCGAACACAACGGGGCGTCCGTGGTGTTGGCCGGAGACACCGTCCCGTGCCCGACGCTGGATGAATTGGCTTCCGGCGCAGGCGCACTGGTGCACACGGTGATCCGCAAGGACCTGATCGACCCGATGCCGATGCAACGCATCCGCGACATCTGCGACTACCACTCGTCGGTGCAGCAGGCAGCCGAGACCGCCGCGCGGGCCGGGGTCGGCATCCTGATCCTGACGCACTATGTCCCCGCGCTGGTGCCCGGCCAGGAGGAGGACTGGCGGGCGCTGGCGGCAACGGCATTCGACCGCCAGATCGAGCTCGGCGACGACCTGCACCGCGTCGAGGTCCACCCGGGGGTGTGCGTCAAGCCAGCCGGGTGA
- a CDS encoding mycothiol transferase: MTATPWEPPLAGSELEHLVGALERLRTTFRWKADGLDAAGLQARVGASALTLGGLLKHLAFAEDLLFTDKLTGEPVGAPWEPEWAGLDDVPEDWEFTSAAGDPPDRLYAYWDGAVQRSRCRLESALARGGLDQLVHISGPEGRHASLRRLLCDLIEEYGRHTGHADLLREAVDGRTGEDPPPGWTPASGTV, encoded by the coding sequence ATGACCGCCACGCCCTGGGAACCGCCGCTGGCGGGGTCTGAACTGGAGCACCTGGTCGGCGCGCTGGAGCGGCTGCGCACGACGTTCCGCTGGAAGGCCGACGGCCTCGACGCCGCAGGACTGCAGGCCCGCGTCGGCGCTTCGGCGCTGACACTGGGCGGTCTGCTCAAGCACCTGGCTTTCGCCGAGGATCTGCTCTTCACCGACAAGTTGACCGGAGAACCGGTCGGCGCCCCGTGGGAGCCGGAGTGGGCCGGCCTCGACGATGTCCCCGAGGACTGGGAGTTCACCTCCGCGGCGGGCGACCCGCCCGACCGTCTGTACGCGTACTGGGACGGCGCGGTGCAAAGGTCCCGATGCCGACTGGAGAGCGCGCTGGCCCGGGGCGGGCTCGACCAGCTGGTGCACATCAGCGGGCCCGAGGGCCGGCACGCGAGCCTGCGCCGTCTCCTCTGCGATCTGATCGAGGAGTACGGCAGGCACACCGGGCACGCCGACCTTCTGCGCGAGGCCGTCGACGGCCGCACCGGCGAGGATCCGCCACCGGGATGGACGCCCGCCTCCGGCACCGTTTAG
- a CDS encoding CBS domain-containing protein, protein MRISDVLRTKGASVATITPETSVAALLTELAVHNIGAMVVVSADGLQGIVSERDVVRGLHEVGADLLRRPVSDIMTTLVATCSPDDSVDSLSVLMTTNRVRHVPVVVDGRLRGIVSIGDVVKTRMEELETEQQRLQAYITQG, encoded by the coding sequence ATGCGGATATCGGATGTGCTGCGCACCAAGGGGGCGTCCGTCGCGACGATCACCCCGGAGACGTCGGTGGCAGCCCTGCTCACGGAGCTGGCCGTGCACAACATCGGCGCGATGGTCGTCGTGTCGGCCGACGGACTGCAGGGGATCGTGTCCGAGCGCGACGTGGTGCGGGGACTGCACGAGGTCGGCGCCGATCTGCTGCGCCGCCCGGTGTCCGACATCATGACCACGCTGGTGGCGACGTGCTCCCCGGACGACTCGGTGGACAGCCTCAGCGTGCTGATGACGACGAACCGGGTGCGCCACGTTCCCGTCGTCGTCGACGGGCGGCTGCGCGGAATCGTCAGCATCGGCGACGTCGTCAAGACGCGGATGGAAGAGCTGGAGACCGAACAGCAGCGGCTGCAGGCCTACATCACCCAGGGATGA
- a CDS encoding GNAT family N-acetyltransferase — MTIDVAAARRPDVKALSRVLGRAFFDDPVMMWMVPDDARRAKALPRIFAAMTRHHFLAGEAVEVATRAGEVGAAALWDPPGRWKTTSREDLAMMPSFLLAMRGEAKRGMEVSELMKRHHPEEPHWYLAVIGSDPDVRGAGFGQALMASRLARCDVEGAPAYLESTKESNVGYYLRFGFEVTGELTIPGGGPTMWQMWRAPH, encoded by the coding sequence GTGACAATCGATGTCGCCGCGGCCCGCCGACCGGACGTCAAGGCGCTGTCGCGGGTGCTCGGGCGGGCGTTCTTCGACGACCCGGTGATGATGTGGATGGTGCCCGACGACGCGCGGCGGGCCAAAGCGCTGCCCCGCATCTTCGCCGCCATGACGCGGCACCATTTCCTGGCGGGGGAGGCGGTGGAGGTGGCCACCCGCGCCGGCGAGGTCGGCGCCGCCGCACTGTGGGACCCGCCGGGACGGTGGAAGACGACCTCGCGGGAGGACCTCGCGATGATGCCGAGCTTCCTGCTGGCGATGCGCGGCGAGGCCAAGCGCGGCATGGAGGTCTCCGAGCTGATGAAGCGCCACCACCCCGAGGAGCCCCACTGGTATCTCGCCGTCATCGGCAGCGATCCCGACGTGCGGGGCGCTGGGTTCGGTCAGGCGCTGATGGCTTCCCGCCTGGCCCGCTGCGACGTCGAGGGCGCCCCGGCATACCTGGAGTCGACCAAGGAGTCGAACGTGGGCTACTACCTGCGGTTCGGGTTCGAGGTGACCGGCGAACTGACCATCCCGGGCGGCGGGCCGACGATGTGGCAGATGTGGCGCGCGCCGCACTGA
- a CDS encoding type II toxin-antitoxin system PemK/MazF family toxin has translation MASSSSPFKTFQRLVFSEAPKLVRHLQRSETLQRGLAQGLRIGLDAIAGASTTPQSALPAGRPVSNTFVPTAHRARRVTYAPDLDGRADPGEIVWTWVVYEDDPTRGKDRPVLVVGRDRSKLLGLTLSSQDHHRDDPNWVAIGSGSWDYDGRASWVRLDRVLDVPEEGIRREGAILERGTFEAVAARLRAEYSWS, from the coding sequence ATGGCGTCGTCGTCCTCGCCCTTCAAGACGTTCCAGAGGCTGGTGTTCTCCGAAGCTCCCAAGCTCGTGCGGCACCTCCAGCGCTCGGAGACCCTGCAGCGCGGGCTCGCGCAGGGGCTCCGCATCGGTCTGGACGCGATCGCCGGCGCCTCCACCACGCCGCAGTCCGCGCTGCCCGCTGGCCGGCCGGTGTCGAACACCTTCGTCCCGACCGCGCACCGGGCGCGCAGGGTGACCTACGCCCCTGACCTGGACGGCCGCGCCGACCCGGGCGAGATCGTGTGGACGTGGGTGGTCTACGAGGACGATCCGACCCGCGGCAAGGACCGGCCGGTGCTGGTGGTCGGGCGTGACCGCAGCAAGCTGCTAGGCCTGACGCTCTCCAGCCAGGACCATCACCGCGACGACCCGAACTGGGTCGCCATCGGCTCGGGATCCTGGGATTACGACGGCCGGGCCAGCTGGGTGCGCCTGGACCGGGTGCTCGACGTGCCCGAGGAGGGCATCCGGCGCGAGGGCGCGATCCTGGAACGCGGCACCTTCGAAGCCGTCGCCGCCCGCCTGCGCGCCGAGTACAGCTGGAGCTGA
- the lepA gene encoding translation elongation factor 4 has product MASARYSGLAISGTRTALTRRFPISSFADKTFTAPAQIRNFCIIAHIDHGKSTLADRMLQLTGVVSDRDMRAQYLDRMDIERERGITIKAQNVRLPWKIGDEEHVLHLIDTPGHVDFTYEVSRALEACEGAVLLVDAAQGIEAQTLANLYLALDRDLVVIPVLNKIDLPAADPDRYAGELAHIIGCEPSDVLRVSGKTGEGVAELLDEVVRKVPAPTGDADAPARAMIFDSVYDTYRGVVTYVRVVDGKIVPRERIKMMSTGTVHELLEVGIVSPEPKASDGLGVGEVGYLITGVKDVRQSKVGDTVTTARGGATDPLTGYREPRPMVYSGLYPVDGSDYPNLREALDKLQLNDAALTYEPETSVALGFGFRCGFLGLLHMEITRERLEREFDLDLISTSPNVVYRVEKDDGSEMVVTNPSDWPEGKVRSVYEPIVKTTIIAPSEFIGTIMELCQSRRGELGGMDYLSPERVELRYTMPLGEIIFDFFDSLKSRTRGYASLDYEEAGEQEAALVKVDILLQGEAVDAFSAIVHKDSAAAYGNKMTTKLKELIPRQQFEVPVQAAIGSKIIARENIRAIRKDVLSKCYGGDITRKRKLLEKQKEGKKRMKTIGRVDVPQEAFVAALSTEAASDKAKK; this is encoded by the coding sequence ATGGCGTCGGCTCGTTACTCTGGACTGGCCATTTCCGGTACCCGTACAGCGCTCACCAGGAGATTCCCAATTAGTAGTTTCGCCGACAAGACCTTCACTGCGCCGGCGCAGATTCGGAACTTCTGCATCATCGCCCACATCGACCACGGCAAGTCGACCCTGGCCGACCGGATGTTGCAGCTCACCGGCGTGGTCTCCGACCGCGACATGCGGGCGCAGTACCTCGACCGGATGGACATCGAGCGGGAACGCGGCATCACGATCAAGGCGCAGAATGTGCGCCTGCCCTGGAAGATCGGTGACGAAGAGCACGTTCTGCACCTGATCGACACGCCCGGCCACGTCGACTTCACCTACGAGGTGTCGCGCGCGCTGGAGGCCTGCGAAGGGGCGGTGCTGCTCGTCGACGCCGCGCAGGGCATCGAGGCGCAGACGCTGGCGAACCTGTACCTGGCGCTGGACCGCGACCTCGTCGTCATCCCGGTGCTCAACAAGATCGACCTGCCCGCCGCCGACCCGGACCGCTACGCGGGCGAGCTCGCCCACATCATCGGCTGTGAGCCGTCGGACGTGCTGCGGGTGTCGGGTAAGACCGGCGAGGGCGTGGCCGAGCTTCTCGACGAGGTGGTCCGCAAGGTTCCGGCCCCGACCGGCGACGCCGACGCTCCGGCGCGGGCGATGATCTTCGACTCGGTGTACGACACCTACCGCGGCGTGGTCACCTACGTCCGCGTCGTCGACGGCAAGATCGTCCCGCGCGAACGCATCAAGATGATGTCCACCGGCACGGTCCACGAGCTGCTGGAGGTGGGCATCGTCTCACCCGAACCGAAGGCCTCCGACGGTCTGGGCGTCGGCGAGGTGGGCTACCTCATCACCGGCGTCAAGGACGTCCGCCAGTCGAAGGTCGGCGACACCGTGACCACGGCGCGCGGCGGGGCGACCGACCCGCTGACCGGATACCGCGAACCCCGGCCGATGGTGTACTCGGGCCTGTATCCGGTCGACGGATCCGACTACCCGAACCTGCGCGAGGCGCTGGACAAACTGCAACTCAACGATGCGGCGCTGACCTACGAGCCGGAGACGTCGGTGGCGCTGGGCTTCGGTTTCCGCTGCGGGTTCCTCGGTCTGCTGCACATGGAGATCACCCGCGAGCGTCTGGAGCGCGAGTTCGACCTGGACCTGATTTCGACCTCACCCAACGTGGTGTACCGGGTGGAGAAGGACGACGGCTCCGAGATGGTCGTCACCAACCCGTCGGACTGGCCCGAGGGCAAGGTCCGCAGCGTGTACGAGCCCATCGTGAAGACGACGATCATCGCGCCCAGCGAGTTCATCGGCACGATCATGGAGCTGTGCCAGTCCCGGCGCGGCGAGCTCGGCGGCATGGACTACCTTTCGCCCGAACGCGTGGAGCTGCGCTACACGATGCCGCTCGGCGAGATCATCTTCGACTTCTTCGACTCGCTGAAGTCGCGCACCCGCGGCTACGCCAGCCTCGACTACGAGGAGGCGGGCGAGCAGGAGGCCGCGCTGGTCAAGGTCGACATCCTGCTGCAAGGCGAGGCCGTGGACGCGTTCAGCGCGATCGTGCACAAGGACAGCGCCGCGGCATATGGCAACAAGATGACCACCAAGCTCAAGGAACTCATCCCGCGCCAGCAGTTCGAGGTGCCGGTGCAGGCCGCGATCGGCTCGAAAATCATTGCCCGCGAGAACATTCGGGCCATCCGCAAGGACGTGCTGTCCAAGTGCTACGGCGGTGACATCACCCGTAAGCGCAAACTGCTGGAGAAGCAGAAGGAAGGCAAGAAGCGGATGAAGACGATCGGCCGGGTCGACGTCCCGCAGGAGGCGTTCGTCGCGGCGCTGTCGACCGAGGCCGCCTCGGACAAGGCCAAGAAGTAG
- a CDS encoding sensor domain-containing protein produces the protein MLRRGSHRSRCLVVLLAAVVTGCGGGVDGTPVAVPAGGLDSIALSDVDLDDVLGTKGIQSEPDTGETTDELAAGTVPPGCTGTVRTAEANVYRDAGATAVLTRVAREPGDGDSVEQSVVVAGSPQQAQHLLEIAKLSWSACVGTPVRQGGDTPSTWDLEPVDVRDGIVSQRSTNSVHGHCQHAMGAADARVVEALVCGANIRNQGVAVVAAMIANADAP, from the coding sequence ATGCTGCGGAGGGGGAGCCATCGATCCCGCTGCCTCGTCGTCCTGCTGGCCGCTGTCGTGACGGGATGCGGTGGCGGGGTCGACGGCACGCCCGTCGCGGTCCCGGCCGGGGGTCTGGATTCGATCGCGCTCAGCGACGTCGATCTCGACGACGTATTGGGCACCAAGGGGATTCAGAGCGAGCCGGATACGGGGGAGACGACCGACGAACTCGCAGCCGGGACGGTGCCTCCGGGCTGCACCGGTACGGTGCGCACCGCAGAGGCCAACGTCTACCGGGACGCCGGCGCCACCGCTGTGCTCACCCGGGTGGCCCGAGAGCCCGGCGACGGAGACTCGGTCGAGCAGAGCGTGGTGGTTGCCGGCTCACCGCAGCAGGCGCAGCACCTTCTCGAGATCGCGAAGCTGTCGTGGAGCGCCTGCGTCGGCACCCCCGTGAGGCAGGGTGGGGACACCCCGTCGACCTGGGATCTGGAGCCGGTCGACGTTCGCGACGGCATCGTCAGCCAGCGGTCCACGAACTCGGTTCACGGGCACTGCCAGCACGCGATGGGAGCGGCGGATGCCCGGGTCGTCGAGGCACTGGTGTGCGGCGCGAACATCCGCAACCAGGGCGTTGCGGTGGTCGCCGCGATGATCGCCAACGCCGACGCGCCCTGA
- a CDS encoding sensor domain-containing protein: MSTKLAALAGACVVLAGCAGAPVDDRPVVRIVEAAQPTTAIPLGHFLPTTQELSTALGTGPNGFAGQLVEGGADMLLRSLGAAEASPPDCAGAAYRLQQAVYDGSPVQSVATNSWAGGGFDGPPVTGFFGVVQMTSAAAAQDFFAAATERWRRCNGATVTRHEAGDGGDELSRIADVTFERRVVSASVLHASAGTASPTALRAVGLAGDCIVEVDLTDPRPTDQAARPAVGVAELILNKITTQR, encoded by the coding sequence GTGTCCACCAAACTCGCGGCGCTCGCCGGTGCCTGCGTCGTCCTGGCCGGCTGCGCCGGGGCGCCGGTGGACGACCGACCTGTCGTCCGGATCGTCGAGGCCGCCCAGCCGACGACGGCGATACCGCTGGGGCACTTCCTGCCGACGACGCAGGAGTTGTCGACGGCGCTGGGCACCGGACCCAATGGCTTCGCAGGGCAACTCGTCGAAGGCGGTGCGGACATGCTGCTGCGCAGCCTCGGGGCCGCCGAGGCCAGCCCGCCCGACTGTGCCGGGGCCGCATACCGCCTGCAGCAGGCCGTCTACGACGGCAGTCCGGTGCAGTCGGTCGCCACGAACTCCTGGGCGGGCGGTGGGTTCGACGGTCCGCCGGTGACCGGATTCTTCGGTGTGGTGCAGATGACGAGTGCCGCTGCCGCACAGGACTTCTTCGCCGCCGCGACCGAGCGCTGGCGCCGGTGCAACGGAGCGACGGTGACCCGGCACGAGGCCGGGGACGGTGGCGACGAGCTCAGCAGGATCGCCGACGTCACCTTCGAGCGCCGAGTGGTGTCGGCGAGCGTGCTGCACGCCTCGGCGGGCACCGCATCGCCGACCGCGCTGCGTGCGGTCGGGCTGGCCGGTGACTGCATCGTCGAGGTCGACCTCACCGACCCCCGCCCCACGGATCAGGCTGCCCGGCCCGCTGTGGGAGTCGCCGAACTGATTCTGAACAAGATCACGACACAGCGCTGA
- a CDS encoding sensor domain-containing protein, whose translation MRRVCGLLLAASGLLCGCVSTVEGAAVRANGVAPVDVGVLDEAALGRLMLTIGEVNGIMGSTQMQVTGELDQMTDHSEQVSDPDCLGAVYGAEEPVYARTGWTAVRDQVAREPSDDNDHWVEQTAVLYPTAQDATTFLDTSFTIWQGCANESIEVGDGEYSWQLGDVDATDTGGPNLITQMTTQQGADGWECQHALSAVSNATVEAWACGYSINGEAAEIATAMVQKAGK comes from the coding sequence ATGCGTCGCGTCTGCGGTCTGCTGCTCGCGGCGTCCGGGTTGCTCTGCGGGTGTGTGAGCACCGTCGAGGGCGCCGCGGTGCGTGCCAACGGGGTGGCGCCGGTCGACGTCGGCGTGCTGGACGAGGCCGCCCTGGGGCGCCTGATGCTGACGATCGGCGAGGTCAACGGGATCATGGGCAGCACCCAGATGCAGGTCACGGGCGAACTCGACCAGATGACCGACCACTCCGAGCAGGTGTCGGATCCCGACTGCCTCGGAGCGGTCTACGGCGCCGAAGAGCCCGTGTACGCCCGCACGGGATGGACGGCGGTGCGCGATCAGGTGGCCCGCGAACCCAGCGACGACAACGACCACTGGGTCGAGCAGACTGCGGTGCTCTATCCGACTGCGCAGGACGCCACGACGTTTCTGGACACGTCCTTCACGATCTGGCAGGGCTGCGCCAACGAATCGATCGAGGTCGGCGACGGCGAGTACTCGTGGCAGCTCGGCGACGTCGACGCCACCGACACGGGCGGGCCCAACCTGATCACCCAGATGACCACACAGCAGGGCGCCGACGGCTGGGAGTGCCAGCATGCGCTCTCAGCGGTGTCCAACGCGACGGTCGAGGCGTGGGCGTGCGGCTACAGCATCAACGGTGAGGCAGCCGAGATCGCCACGGCGATGGTCCAGAAGGCAGGGAAGTAG
- a CDS encoding APC family permease: MANRIDETGDARIADDAADPQSHRRLRGTLGVWSIVFVVVAAASPLGVIGGPVPLGIASGNGTGFPAIFIISTVIVLLFAVGFTALTPHVPNAGAFYSYIGKGLGRVTGFGFAFVALISYLALEIGVYGLIGQGAQALFSSYGAPDIPWGVWALITLLIVAVLGHRNIDLSRNVLGVLLIAEVAIVLVLDAVVAVTGGHEGLSTGFLSPSEIVSGAPGIALLFAFLSFIGFEATAVFRDEARDPLRTIPRATFVALLLIGVFYTVSTWALITAWGDSRVVEQAVADPSGLLPVATEQYLGSVGLHIVQVLFVTSLFACILSFHNVVARYVFTLSNRKVFPASLGEAHASHASPHLASGIDGIVVLVFLIAGIALGLDPVTQFYTWLAGISTVGIIILLIATSVAVLAFFARRRRSGESDVSVWRAFVAPGIGLAGLVAVLLLVFQNLPTLVGGSTPIAIGVVVLLVAVFAGGAAIAVRRPQVTLD, encoded by the coding sequence ATGGCGAATCGGATTGACGAAACCGGCGATGCCCGCATCGCCGACGACGCGGCGGACCCCCAGTCCCACCGCAGACTGCGCGGCACTCTCGGCGTCTGGAGCATCGTCTTCGTCGTCGTGGCGGCCGCCTCCCCGCTCGGGGTCATCGGCGGGCCGGTGCCACTGGGCATCGCCAGCGGCAACGGGACCGGCTTCCCGGCGATCTTCATCATCAGCACGGTCATCGTGCTGTTGTTCGCGGTCGGCTTCACCGCGCTGACCCCGCACGTGCCCAACGCCGGCGCGTTCTACTCCTACATCGGCAAGGGCCTCGGCCGGGTCACCGGATTCGGCTTCGCCTTCGTCGCGCTGATCTCCTATCTGGCCCTCGAGATCGGTGTGTACGGCCTGATCGGGCAGGGCGCGCAGGCGTTGTTCTCCTCCTACGGCGCACCGGACATCCCTTGGGGCGTATGGGCATTGATCACCCTGCTGATCGTGGCGGTGCTCGGTCACCGCAACATCGACCTGTCCCGCAACGTGCTCGGCGTGCTGCTGATCGCCGAAGTGGCGATCGTGCTCGTCCTCGATGCCGTGGTCGCGGTGACCGGCGGGCACGAAGGCCTCTCGACCGGCTTCCTGTCGCCGTCGGAGATCGTCTCGGGCGCACCGGGAATCGCGCTGCTGTTCGCGTTCCTGAGCTTCATCGGGTTCGAGGCCACCGCCGTGTTCCGCGACGAGGCGCGGGACCCGCTGCGGACGATCCCCCGTGCGACGTTCGTCGCGCTGCTGCTGATCGGGGTGTTCTACACGGTCTCGACGTGGGCGCTGATCACCGCATGGGGCGACAGCCGCGTCGTCGAGCAGGCGGTCGCGGATCCGTCGGGGCTGCTCCCGGTAGCTACCGAGCAGTACCTGGGTTCGGTGGGTCTGCACATCGTGCAGGTGCTGTTCGTCACGAGCCTGTTCGCGTGCATCCTGTCGTTCCACAACGTGGTGGCGCGCTATGTGTTCACGCTGTCCAACCGGAAGGTGTTCCCCGCCTCGCTCGGTGAGGCGCACGCGAGCCACGCCTCCCCGCATCTGGCGTCGGGGATCGACGGGATCGTCGTGCTGGTGTTCCTGATCGCCGGCATCGCGCTGGGCCTGGACCCGGTGACCCAGTTCTACACCTGGCTTGCCGGCATCTCGACGGTCGGCATCATCATCCTGCTCATCGCGACCAGCGTCGCGGTGCTGGCGTTCTTCGCCCGGCGCCGGCGCAGCGGGGAGTCCGACGTGTCGGTGTGGCGGGCGTTCGTCGCACCGGGCATCGGTCTGGCCGGACTCGTCGCGGTGCTGCTGCTCGTCTTCCAGAACCTGCCCACCTTGGTGGGCGGCTCCACGCCGATCGCGATCGGTGTCGTTGTGTTGCTCGTCGCCGTGTTCGCCGGCGGCGCCGCGATCGCGGTCAGGCGTCCGCAGGTCACCCTGGACTGA
- a CDS encoding ANTAR domain-containing protein: MNSRAADDTSRQVIDIAVGILIGLRGYSRREAFDELVRVVHQTGVGLGSLATGLVAVATGSSSADHAEAFAAWGELIGPRRRAALSATA; encoded by the coding sequence ATGAATTCTCGTGCCGCAGACGACACGTCTCGTCAGGTCATCGACATCGCCGTGGGCATCTTGATCGGCCTGCGGGGCTATTCGCGCCGGGAGGCGTTCGACGAACTGGTGCGCGTGGTGCACCAGACCGGCGTCGGGTTGGGCAGCCTCGCCACGGGGCTCGTCGCCGTGGCCACCGGCTCGTCGTCGGCCGACCATGCCGAGGCGTTCGCCGCGTGGGGTGAGCTGATCGGGCCGCGGCGCCGGGCAGCACTGTCCGCCACGGCCTGA